In Octopus bimaculoides isolate UCB-OBI-ISO-001 chromosome 5, ASM119413v2, whole genome shotgun sequence, a genomic segment contains:
- the LOC106875165 gene encoding uncharacterized protein LOC106875165 — MKMTIATNSLIVSITFIISLTPLNIDTTEVGNSCEIKISPNVSKSLNRLVKSGKKVFNFKVHISDKNFDDFLNPVPLDHYANARHFTWIPDEKDGLIAYKNFFYDFSLHTFNLLDVYIATLSIDIDINCGKQNIQRHGVINLIFKELKRVVFIDKLQMGDSGYMCFLINLSQDMNKTNKHALEAYRRLGMNREILKNYCCELHKNESHVYHSQSICSGHTIENSMYVNYENIVGAVLWAILPLIISFVSKAKLPSYSRELNQQQLTHDGSSFKIMYTLPYKSEWVNGKHSTYSFSHFLSWLFCFHHSTFFASRVRRFIFIMFPLSIIFLDLLMHYLFLYETMTILLHDRIPLGYRAIILGISESFENTDGFFGGPFVWFIIYIFFNFILFVLPSRLSETIAYSTLHQRSTCTFLIQNIRLIENYGNLNRFELEDYDLLYAIMRANVSTALNPNFWYLIIYTWIKRIKKIWFYYYERNIFSQFILLWLFITITILFAVFSICELLLCLVYYGIPIVYLILTLPLSYFKVYILPMYLNPNHISKIIAFILTFVSLPFYVLWYLDSIYIFLTTFQVLCNYSFSIAIAVIAKPDTVGDIWFVAMFFVYGFAITKAIHKKYRTILVKSIKLTRTVRSDLVQSKYGEKFISVKLFKTIINQHFPLRYEISTSIVKLFLIVSFFFACNNIINRNDLDLSAFKKITLILMTSLMPKLLSIINTKFRVDISLSHKIIGTINAFEEVNTSQTSLSIY, encoded by the coding sequence ATGAAGATGACAATAGCAACCAATTCTCTTATTGTTTCAATCACATTTATTATATCACTGACACCACTAAATATAGATACAACAGAAGTCGGAAATAGTTGTGAAATAAAAATTTCCCCCAATGTCAGCAAGAGTTTAAACCGTTTAGTAAAATCAGgcaaaaaggttttcaattttaaAGTTCATATATCTGATAAAAATTTCGATGATTTTCTGAATCCTGTACCTCTAGATCATTATGCAAATGCTAGGCATTTCACGTGGATTCCAGATGAAAAAGATGGTCTCATAGCGTATAAGAATTTCTTCTATGACTTTTCACTCCACACATTTAATTTATTAGATGTCTACATCGCTACTCTAAGTATTGATATCGATATAaattgtggaaaacaaaatattcagagaCACGgtgtaataaatttaatttttaaggaATTGAAGAGAGTCGTATTTATCGATAAATTGCAAATGGGAGATTCCGGATACATGtgttttcttataaatttatCCCAGGACATGAATAAGACGAACAAACACGCGTTAGAAGCTTATAGAAGACTGGGTATGAATCGAGAGATATTGAAGAACTATTGCTGTGAACTGCATAAAAATGAAAGCCATGTTTATCATTCACAATCCATTTGTTCTGGACATACCATTGAAAATAGCATGTATGtcaattatgaaaatattgttgGAGCAGTTTTGTGGGCTATATTGCCATTAATTATCAGTTTTGTATCAAAAGCTAAATTACCTTCATATTCCCGCGAACTTAACCAACAACAATTAACTCACGATGGATCCTCATTTAAAATTATGTACACATTACCATACAAATCAGAATGGGTCAATGGAAAACATAGTACTTACAgtttctctcattttctatcttggttgttttgttttcaccATTCCACTTTCTTTGCTTCAAGAGTAAGAAgattcatttttattatgtttccTCTTTCAATAATTTTCCTGGATCTTttaatgcattatttatttttatatgaaacgATGACAATACTTTTACATGATCGTATTCCATTGGGTTATCGCGCCATAATTCTAGGAATCTCTGAAAGCTTTGAAAATACAGATGGTTTTTTCGGGGGTCCCTTTGTTTGGTTTAtcatctatatatttttcaactTTATTCTCTTCGTTCTTCCCAGTCGTTTAAGTGAGACTATCGCTTATAGTACATTACATCAAAGGTCTACTTGCACTTTTCTTATTCAGAATATTAGATTAATAGAGAACTATGGAAATTTGAATAGGTTTGAACTTGAAGATTACGATCTACTTTATGCAATAATGAGAGCCAATGTTTCTACTGCTTTAAACCCAAATTTCtggtatttaataatttatacttGGATTAAACGCATAAAGAAAATTTGGTTTTATTACTACGAGAGAAATATTTTTAGCCAATTCATATTACTTTGGTTATTTATAACGATTACGAttttatttgctgtattttctatCTGCGAATTACTTCTGTGCCTCGTTTATTACGGAATCCCAATCGTTTATTTGATTCTAACTTTACCATTAAGTTACTTCAAAGTCTATATTTTACCAATGTATTTGAATCCTAACCATATTTCCAagattattgcttttattttaacattCGTTTCGTTGCCCTTTTATGTATTATGGTATTTAGATtcgatttatatttttcttacaactttccaagttctttgCAACTATTCATTTTCAATAGCTATTGCTGTAATTGCTAAACCTGATACTGTTGGTGATATATGGTTTGTTGCCATGTTTTTCGTTTACGGTTTTGCAATTACGAAAGCTATTCATAAAAAGTATCGTACTATACTAGTTAAAAGTATAAAGTTAACCAGAACTGTTCGCTCAGATTTAGTTCAATCAAAATATGGAGAGAAATTCATAAGTGTTAAGttgtttaaaacaattattaaccAACATTTTCCTTTGAGATACGAGATTAGTACATCCATTGTAAAACTGTTCCTAATcgtatcttttttctttgcttgcaaTAACATAATAAACCGAAATGATTTGGATCTATCAGCATTCAAAAAAATCACGTTGATTTTGATGACGTCTCTGATGCCTAAGTTATTGTCAATAATTAATACTAAATTTCGTGTTGATATATCCCTGTCACATAAAATTATCGGAACAATTAATGCATTCGAAGAAGTAAATACTTCACAGAcaagtttatcaatttattaa